TTCTTAATGATCCAAATAtctaaaattcagaaaatgtgTATTCCATACATGGTTCTGCTCCTAATTTAATCATTGACCTCAGTTGAGTCATAATATATCTTCTGCTAGTTGTTGTTCTTTTAAACCTGTAGCTTTAGATGTGTttttggaagaaagaatgaagataaCCTAAGAATTTTTCAGCCATTTATTTTGTGTTGCCTGCAGTGCTGTTCCAGACACAGGTGGTTTCCCAGGCTCACCTAATAGCCTTCTCTTGATAAGGATGGGTTTATGTGTTTGGGTTTACTTTGGTAAAGGCAGTGAGTGAGTAGTTCCCCTGTCAGTTGTAAAGTGTTAAAgtagtgaaatttttaaaagtcttacagAAATGGTTTATAATTTGCTACTGTAGGAAACAGTTACTTTTAACTGTTATTTTGACTTGTAAAGTCCgtattatttttagtaattaacTCTGAAGAGAACTTACTGGTTGGAAGAGAGATAATTTTAGAAGCTATATTCTAGATATAGTATCTCTAGTAATACAGCATCAAAATTAATAGCAAGTGGCTTTAGAAGATGAAAGGAAGGAGACATACATTAGTTAAAGAACAGAAGGACAAGgtataatttttgtttgtggtgACCAATGAGAGATTTCTGTGTTTTACCGTCTGAAATATGAAACTTGTTAATACTGATTTGTCGGTGATAGTTAGAATAATAGGCCATGAAGCATATTTTTGATATGTTCAGATTTATGAAACAGTGTTCTACTTTTGAATATATGGTGGAGGTCATCTGTTAACCGTATCTCATAACAGCATTTTAGACTTCTTCCCATTGCCTTCTTCAAAGCTAGAATTTGCTTTattaaaaagtccttttttttttaaatgaaaagcaaatggaTTTGAgttcagattttctttatctCCTGCCCTCACATGAGGATTACAAATAAgataaagcaatttaaaaagtaaaaatattcatatataaaattatagtcCAGTTTTCCAGGGATTAGCCTCCATAGATTCCTCCTAGGGTGATCATGCCTGGCAGTACCTTAGAGTTGAAAGTATCCTGTGACAGGGCTTTGATGTGTAACTTTCGTAACTAAATTCTCTTGAGTAAGGATGGAAGATGTGTGTTATTTGTGTTGAATTTTATGTTATAAGTAGGGTAGCTTGTGGCCATTTTACTTAGGAAGTTTTGGAGCTCTCAGGTAGCTCTTCAGGGTCTTTAATGTGCATATGAATCCTCTTGGGCTCTTGTTAAAACAGAGGATTATGATTCAGCAGATGGGGGGTGTGTGGCTGAGAGGCAGTACTTCTGAAATGTTCTGTAGGGGATACCAGTGTTGCTGGTCCTTGGACCACAATTTGAGTAGCAAGATGTGAGATCTATACATCCTTGGAGTTATCTTTGCTTACCTTTAAAACCATGCCTCCCTGTGTCAACATCCCCTCTCAAAAGAAAGTCTTATTACTAAGTCTACATTTGTGCCTTTTCAAAGTTAGCTATTAACAgccatgtctttccttttttttttttttttttttttaaatagcaaaacaCCGAATTGCTCATAAACCTCACTCCAAACCAAAAACTTCAGAGATTTTTGAAGCAGATTTTGCAAATGATGTAAAATCTAAGAATTTGCTTGCTGATAAGGAACTGTGGGCTCGACTTGAAGAACTAGAGAGACAAGAAGAATTACTGGGTGAACTTGATAGGTACCTAATGACAAATCATCTTTCCAAGAGAATTTATTTCTAAACACATTTCCTTGTTAATCTCTTTCCTCATTAATAAAACAATACATGCTCattgaagaaaatatagaaaagtataatATATTAAAGTATCAGTAATCCTAccactataaaataaatattctttagaatattttcttttagggctgtgcatttgtgtcaagcccatgcatatatatgtgtgtacagaaatacttaaaatcactattcctatttttttaattataagatttcagccatattttatataatgaagTCCTAAGATATATCAGATAGTTGACTTAAAATAATTATGgatgttttatatattacattttacatgaaatatttttatactatagTCAGGATAATGCTATATATTTGAGTGActtgtgaaaaagaaaagctgcTCTGGATTTGTTGCTGTAAAATATTTATCCTTGCTTTCCTTTGCAAACTTTTCTGTTTATTGAGCAGACAATCTGTAATCTGGTCAGATAGTTATATATATGGAAAACTTTTCCAAACTGCTATTTGAAATATACATTAGCACTCACTTGGAATTGTCAGAATGCTCAATGAAATCTGTTACTACAGAAGTTCTATATTATTTTGCTTAAATGATATACCATATGCAGTAAttaatttctgtgaaaaataggACATGAAGCacaaagtatttatattttttctaccaTTTCACCTATAAATTCTTTGGTCTTTTGATTAACtgatacaatttcatttttttagatcaGTCTTGAATCTTGTTATTTTCTTGGTCAcgattctctttctatttttgcaTGATGTTATTTCAATTCTAttgcatttttggttttgttatttttgtaagGTTTTCAAATCCTTTGTAGAAATGAAGCATGAAAAATGTACATGTGTTTGTATAAGTATAATTATATTCATGTGTATACATACaaatccttcattttttaaaattacagtaatACATGCTtgtaaaatattccaaatatagAAGTAGAAAATAAGAATGTGTTAATTTTCTGGACTTTAATTTCTCGTCTTTAAATAGAGAAACATATTCTCTGTGAATTTCTTACAAATCTcttaattgtattatttatattgtattgTGTGTGGCCATGTCCTCttgcaaagattaaaaaatcatCTGTATTCTACTAAGTGTTTGAGTAACTACTACATACAGAAtaatgtagggtttttttgttaatttatttcaaaacatttttatagacttagaattctatttaaatatatatcttattCAATCTTAATTTTTATCCATTGAAGTGAAATGAGAATTTTAATATGGAGAATATGGAGaattttgatgtgtttgtttgatcttgttaattttctatttctttactagTAAGCCTGGTACTGTGATTGCAAATGGAGAGGATACGACATCttctgaagaagaaaaggaagatcagAATATAAATGCGCATGTGATGCATCAAGTGACAGACTCTGTTACTTCGAGCAGCTGTTATAAGGATGTTACACATTCAGAACTGTTTAGTGGTCAAATGAATGGCATTCATCCAGTGAACGGTTCAAATTCTTACCACAgtaatgaagatgatgatgatgatggtggtggtggcgaTAATGAAAATGACCAGGATGCTTTAGGGGTTGGAGATCATTCTATACCAacaatatatttttctcataCTGTTGAACCTAAGAGGGtttgtatacattttattaattctgtatatattttaaatattcagtatcatctctaattttctttaaaagaacagTGTCAGCAGTGATTAATATTGTTGATAGTGCCAAACAAGAAGACCATCTTTTGCGTCTTTCTCTGGccaatttttctaaaaagaaaaaggaggatgtGTGGAGTCCAAAGTCTCCGTAGTTGGTTTTGGTCCATTGTTATCTGAAGCCACAATAGAATTTCAATTGTTTGGGGTCTAGAAAGGAATCAGATTTGAGTAGCAACTACTGTAATTTCACCTGTCCTTcattcagaggtttttttttttttttttttttttaatttttaaatttttttataaacatataatgcatcattagccccaggggtacaggtctgtgaattgccaggtgaGAATTTTCTTACGAATTCTAGATTTAATTATATTGTGGGTGTTTTGATGTACTTGGGATGTTAAAGTGACTGCTTTAGTTATATTCCTAATTATGCCAGGTTGTTATTTTCTCTGTGGGCACAACATGAATAGGAGTGCCATGAGCAAAGTTGAAAAATTTAGGAGGAAGTAAAAAGTAGTTCCTTTTCTGATAAagtaaatataaacatttgtgaCTAATCATAACTTTAGAATTTTGGCATTTTAGAGCTGGGGGTTACTATAGAGATCTTCTAATACAGggtttttaagcatttttttagtATCAAAGACTTTTTATTCCCTTTGTACTTATAGAATCCCAGTATTTAAAATAGATCAAAACAGGTTGGTTCTGATTGGAGGAAGTATAGACTACCTTAAACCCATTCCCTCGTTCTAAAACGCTGCTCCGAGGAGCAGCTAGGAATTCATCTTTCTCATTCATCTTTCTCAAGGAAACTTAAGGCCTAGAAGTCCGTAGAGCTGGCTAGTAATGAAACAGAAAGCCCTTTGTGTCAGTGTAGTGCTCTTTGTACCATAAGGTACCTCTGCAGGGATTGCCTAGAGCAGAGTTAAGGGTCTAGGGTATCAGTCTTAAGTATCCGTGATTATTATTTAATGAAACATGTTTAAAACATATTTGATATTTCTTAGGTCCCTTAAGTTATCCCTGCTCTAAtatgaagtgaaataagttattattattttttaaatattttaatacttcagACTAAAGGGAGCATCTTGtgaattctttggaaaaaattgaCCTAATAACCagaaaaagaagtttattttatgATTCTTATTTCAGGCtttaaactttttcttatttGCGTGTCAATAAAATAGGAAGAAGTAGTAATATTTTTAGGAAtgttatgagagagagagagagaagtccttCATGAGGAAAGTGCAGTAAAATGCTCAGTAGGAATAGAAGAATAACATGATAATCTTacagggttttttattttattttattttttagtccaGTTTCTAAAAACtagaggtattttaaaaattctgaagttaaatattatttaatactgCTTTTATgacttaaattttatattcttaccaAATATTTCTTTGGTTAATTGTGTTCTTTGTTTTGAAATGCATGATTTAAGCCAAAATTTTATGTCAAAGTAATGGGGTGATATGAAAGCTTATAATAAATCAATCATTTAGTTTAAGTATAATTTGCTTTCAATACAATAATAAAGTCATTGAAGATTAGAATTGGttattaaagaagacataatttAATGTAGTAAAAGTATGTTAAGGGTAAGGACTTTTTAATCCTAATAATGCACATCATTTCAGTGTCAAAAAATTTAAACTGTTTCTCTTCTTTACTTATAGGGTTTATTTGTTTAAGTTTTGACTTTGATTTACTTTCTCAAAAGGGTTGTGATTTTATGTTGTGAAATTTTTAGGTCCGAATAAATACTGGAAAAAATACCActttaaaattcagtgaaaagaaagaagaagccaAACGTAAACGAAAGAACAGTTCTGGCAGTGGTCATTCTGCCCAAGAGCTGCCTACTATCAGGACTCCTGCTGACATTTATAGGTGAGTGGTATTCGTAGGCAGTAGAACAATCTGCTGTTCCCGTCCGCCTCTTCGTAACTCAACATGTATAGGAAAAAGGTTGTCGGTAACGCAGAAGGCTATCACTGAAAAGCGAGGTATTCGGATAGAGTTGGCTTAGTATTTCAGAGGCTGTCACAGGAGCTGCTGAGCTACCGAAAGCAGTTGGAAAATTGCATGatctttccctttgccccctcTTTGCCAGTGCTTTTAAAACGTTCCCAGTCGATCCAGTCAAAAAATGTTGTGTACTTTAGTTACAACTTTGTGTTTCCAGTGGGCTGGAGCCTCACTCCTGCCACAGCAGTGAAGGTGCTTGACAGGTGGTTTATCTTTTCACAAAGTGGGAGTTAAGTTTTGCTGTTCCagttttttgttgtgttgttgaAAAAGTtaccatttgaaaatatttactgttttcaTGACCTACGTTTGTAAAATTGCTTAATTGTCTTCTAAGTAGGCCTAGAGTATATGTGGAAATGTGGCAAATCAGGTGTCATTGAGAACATGCTTATAAACAAAGTGCTCTGTTTTATTAGGccaaaaaaatcatgtttttaagaatattaagaatatgaattttattttatgaataagaattttaagaatatgaaaCACATTATttgaaactaaaaattattttgattgtgCAAATTTTACATGTAACCTTGTAGATTAATTTctaggaaagatttttttaatatcattataAATTTATCCTCTGCTTATGAATTACCTAAAGTGGATGtatctattttggatattttaggGTCTTCGTTGATGTTGTGAACGGGGAATATGTCCCTCGTAAGTCCATCCTGAAGTCTCGCAGCAGAGAGAACAGTGTTTGCAGTGATACCAGTGAAAGCAGTGCTGCCGACTTCGACGACAGACGGGGAGTTCTGAGGAGTATTAGCTGTGAAGAGGCCACTTGTAGTGACACCAGTGAGAGTATTTTGGAAGAGGAACAAGAAGAAAACCATCACAAGAAACTTTTGCCCTTGTCAGGAACacctgaggtgtgtgtgtgtctctgactCTTTGATTTCAGATGGTATCTTTCACGAGTTTTTGTAAGACTAAAAAGGTGGTGGTAGCTCCATTATCAGAAGGGCCTATCATTCATTTTCCCAATTTCACGTAGATCATTTTTGGAATTAAAAAGATAcgtctctgctttttaaaaaatttttgaaaattataggtGTTGTGTCCTGGGTATGGTTTATAAATTACTAATCTTacaatctttaaattattttgtcttaCATAGTTATTTATTGAAGTTAATCAACTGGTTAATGGCATTGTTTATCTTACAGCTTCTTtagtttatacatatatttaatctCAAAAGTCATGGAACCTAATTCATTCTGCTTGTTCTTtttcaataattaataatttgtAAAAAATGAATAGTCACTAGCAAACATAAATGCAGGTCTAAAAATGTAACATTATTCAAGAAAATTTTTGTAGGGAAAAGTATTACCaatcttaaagttttatttttgtgaagtAGGAATTTTAAAGTATCTCAGTTTGCATAATTGTTACATTTTTGGCCAGATCATTTAGtggctttttttaaataaattaccaCTAGACCAAACCATAGTCATTCTATAATGGCTTAAGTAGATGACTATACTTCTTTTATATGCTTTAGTTGagttaatgaaaaaatatatgtggcAGATAATTATCTAAAGTCCTGTGTTTTGGCCTGTGCCAGTGACATATGTATTCTTAGGGATTGTGGAATCATTTTACAATTTAATGAAAGCTGTAGATCCCTCAGAAGAATGAGTGCACAAATACATATTCTTACCTACCATGTTGCATACACTTTCGTGTGTGAGGAGGAGGGGTATTAGAAGATCCCAAAGTAAGAATTCCTATCTTTGAAATAGTCATGTGTTATGATTTTCATTATTCCCAGGcatgatttctaatttttttgtttgttttgtgggtaTTTCAAGTTTTCAGTTCTAAGGTTCCCACTCACACCTGTA
The genomic region above belongs to Neovison vison isolate M4711 chromosome 7, ASM_NN_V1, whole genome shotgun sequence and contains:
- the URI1 gene encoding unconventional prefoldin RPB5 interactor 1, producing the protein MEAPSDPGPQASASASASASASASAAAPLRAPEVARLREEQEKVVTNCQEKIQHWKKVDNDYNALQERLSTLPDKLSYNIMVPFGPFAFMPGKLVHTNEVTVLLGDNWFAKCSAKQAVGLVEHRKEHVRKTMDDLKKVMKNFESRVEFTEDLQKMSDAAGDIVDIREEIKSDFEFKAKHRIAHKPHSKPKTSEIFEADFANDVKSKNLLADKELWARLEELERQEELLGELDSKPGTVIANGEDTTSSEEEKEDQNINAHVMHQVTDSVTSSSCYKDVTHSELFSGQMNGIHPVNGSNSYHSNEDDDDDGGGGDNENDQDALGVGDHSIPTIYFSHTVEPKRVRINTGKNTTLKFSEKKEEAKRKRKNSSGSGHSAQELPTIRTPADIYRVFVDVVNGEYVPRKSILKSRSRENSVCSDTSESSAADFDDRRGVLRSISCEEATCSDTSESILEEEQEENHHKKLLPLSGTPEAFSGTVIEKEFLSPSLTPHPTMVHPVLPTIPERKEVLSEVSEETTKRVSKFKAARLQQKN